GACGATGCGGTCGGCCGCCGGGTAGGAGAACCATGCCGGGCCGCCGAGCCGCTCCTGCGTTTCCTCGCTGAGGTGCACGCGCGCGTCGTGCTCGCCGACCGGCGCGGGCCCGAGGCGGACCAGGTCCAGGTCGTGCTCGAGCGAGGTGCGCACGCCGTGCTCACCGATCCGTCCGTGCGAGAGCGTCTCCACGTCGAGCCCCGTGACGAGCACCTTGGCCGCGACCACGCCGTCGACCTCGGTCACCGCGGCCAGCACGTCGTGGCCGTCGAGGGCGGCCAGCAGGTGGGCCAACGTGCCCGCCGGTGACGGGTCGGTGAGGGCCGGTCCGGGCGGCGTCAGGGCGGCGACGGTGGTCGTGCGGCTGGTGTCCGGAGCGACCAGGTCGGCCAGCTCCGCGGTGGGCAGCTCGGCCCAGCCGCGCATCGCCGCCACCGCGCGCTCGTCGCCCGGGTGCGGGTCGAGGTGGTCGCGGTACGCCGCCGGCATGAGGGCCCGGGCCGCGTCGGCCCGGCCGAAGCAGAAGGCCTTGCGCGCCCGTGAGTTGGCCAGCTCGAGCAGCGCCTTGACCAGGCTGGTGGCCGGGTCCGGGTGCGCGGCCTCACCGCACGCGGTGACCACGATCTTGTCGGCGGGCGCCTCGTCCCGCGCCACGGCGTACGTCGAGCAGACGCCGAGCTCGCTGGCCGCGAGCTTGAGCACGGGGTCGATCCCGCTCGCCCGCAGCCGGCCGAGCAGGTCCAGCACCGCCGGCGGCAACCCCTCCTCCGGCACCACCGGCGAGAGCCGGTCGAGCGCGCGGAACCTCAGCCCGTTGGTGTGGCGCTGCAGCACCTCGCCGATGCCGTGCGCGACGGCCCGGTCGGCGTCCAGCCCGGCGCCGAGCCCGTTGGTGACCGGAGGCAGCAGGGGGGCGGGCGCGCCGGCGAGCTCGCCGGCGTCGCTGGCCGCCATCTCCACGGGGACCCGGACCGGTGCGCCGGTCCGCACGTCGGCGAACGTCACCCACTCCACCGGCCGGTCCTCCGACCAGTCCGCGCCGGCCGGGAGCGCGAGCGTCCGCGGGTCGACGACCCCCTCCGCGCCGTAGCGGCGCACCAGGTCGCGCCGGCTGCCGGTCTCGGCGGCCCGCCGGAGCCGCGCGACGCCCTGGGCGCCGACCACCCCCTCCACCAGCTCGCCCAGGCCGCCGACCCGAGCCGCCTCCGGGGTCGCGGCGTACCCGTTGCCGTGGTGGGTCAGCGCCCCGTCCACGAGCAGCGAGCAGCTGGTCACGGGGAGGCCGGTGCGGTCCAGGGCGTCGATGCGGAAGTCGACCACCGTCCCGAACCGGCCCAGCACCTCGGTGTAGGCGCCGACGACGTCGCTCAGGCCGGTCTCCGCGCTGTCCGTCACCTCGTCGGGGTACCCAGCCGAGGTGACCAGGGCCGACCACGAGCACGACTTCAGCGACGCCGACCGCGACAGCGACGCGGACCCCTCGGCGCTGCGGCGGCTGGTGATCGACCAGTTCCTCGAGCCGGGCGGTGCCGCGGTCCGGCTGTTCACCACCGCGACGCTGGGCGAGGCGGGGGAGGACCCGTTCTCCAGCGACGCCTACGCCCGGCAGTCGGCCCAGGGCGAGGGGATGGTGGCCGGCACCGAGCCGCTGACCGGGTCGCCGGTGATCGCGGTGAACTACCACGAGATCGCGGAGGAGAACCGCGGCGCGGTCGAGGAGCGGCTGCGGCGGCTGCGCGACCTGGGCCCGGTCCTCGACCCCGACGTCGACGTCACCGGGGCGCACGGCCCGCGGATCGTGGTGGGCGTCTACGACTGCTACCGCGACGCCACCCTCCACGCCACCGACCTGTGCCACCGGCTCGGGCTGCGCGCCTGGGTCTTCCCGGTCTTCGAGGCCGGTGACGAGCCCGGCACCGCCGGCGTCACCGACGCCGAGCTGGCCGACATCGCCGAGGTCCACGAGCTCGGCTTCCACACGGCCAGCCACGTCCGCGTCGACCAGGTCGGCGAGGCGAACGTCGACCGCGAGGTCCGCGACGTGGTCGCCCGGCTGACCGAGCTGGCCGGCCGCCCGCCGCGGCTCGGCGCCTGGCGCGGCGGCTCCCGCTGGGACGAGCGCCACCTCGGCGACCGCGTCCTGCGCGAGCTGGGCGTGCGGTACGTGATGAGCAACTGGGCCCTGGAGCGGGTCGGTCGGTGACCCACCCCTAGGGGTGGTGGCAGTGGGTTGGACTGCACCCGCAGGGGTACCAGCGCGCATGACGATCAGCCGGCGGGCGCTCCTCGGGACCGCCGGTGCCGCCGCTCTGGCCGGTCTCACGTCGGGCTGTCGCGGACTCACCGAGCGCGTCTCGACGACCAGCGGCGGCAGCCGGAACACGCTCACCTTCCAGACCTGGGGCGCGGACGCCGAGGCGGCGGCGTTCCAGAAGCTGGTCTCGCAGTTCGAGGACGCCCACCGCGGCGTCACCGTCGACCTGCAGGTCGTGCCCTACTCCGAGATGTTCACCGGCATCGACGCAGGGCTCCAGTCGGGCACCGCGCCGGACGTCTTCCGCGTGGACTACCTGACCATGGGGCTCTACTCCAGCACCGACCAGCTGCTCGACGTCACCGACGCCCTCGGCTCGCTCGACGCCACGCTCGGCGACGACCTGCTGCCCGGCCTGGCCCGCGCGGTGCAGTACGACGGCCGCACCTACGGCGTGCCGCAGCAGACCGACACCAGCGCGGTGCTGGTCCGCACCGACGCACTCGCGGCGGCCGGCCTCACCGCCCTGCCGGACTCGCTCGACGCGGCGTGGTCGTGGGAGGAGTTCGGCGACGTCGCCGACCAGCTCGCCGACGGCCTCGACGACGGGCGGCTGCCCTTCGCGGTCAACTGGCAGCAGGCCGGCGCCTACCGCTGGCTCAGCTGGCTGTTCCAGGCCGACGGCCGCCTCTACGACGAGGGCCTGGACGGCTCGGCCATCGACTCCGACGCCGGCCGCAAGGCCCTGGAGTTCACCGCGTCGTTCTTCGAGCGCGGCTGGGTGCCGCAGGGCACGTCGACCAAGGGCGCGACGTACCCCGACACGCTCTTCGCCTCCGGCGACCTGGCCATGCTGTTCGCGGGCAACTTCCTGCTCCCCACGCTCCAGGACACCATCGGCGACCGGTTCGAGTACGTCGCGACGTACCCGCCCCGCGACGTGCGGGCCGCCGGCGACCTCGGCGGCAACGCGCTGGTGGCGACCAGGACCGCACGCAACCCGGAGCTGGCCGCCGAGTTCCTCTCCTTCATGGCCGGCCGCGACCAGATGGCGGCGTTCTGCGCCGAGGCGGTGCTGCTGCCGACCCGGCAGTCGCTCATCGAGCAGGGGCTGGAGTTCGCGGTGCGACCCGACCTGATGCCGGTCTTCCTCGACCAGGCCACCACCCTCACCGAGGAGGACATCGCGCAGGTGACCACGCCGACGTTCGCCGAGATCAACCTCGCCCTGCAGAACGAGCTCGAGGAGACCTTCGTGGGTGGCCGCTCGATCGACGACACCCTGAGTGCCCTGGCCGACGCGGTCGCCGAGACCACGAGCCTCACGTCGTGAGCGTCGCCGAGCCGGTGTCCGGCACCGCCCCCCGCGCCTCCGACGAGCTGGTCCGCGACGGGGCCACGCCACCGCGGACCACCCGGTCCGCCCGGCTCCGCGAGGCGGTCGCGGCCTGGACCTTCCTCTCGCCCAACCTGCTGCTGCTCGCCGTCTTCCTGTTCCTGCCGCTGGTGTGGGCCGTGCTGCTGTCCTTCCAGCGCGCCCGCTCCTTCGGGCCCTCGTCGTGGGCCGGGCTGGCCAACTACGAGCGGCTGCTGCAGGACGGCGTGTTCTGGCGCTCGCTGCTCAACACCGTGATCTTCACCGCGGCCACCGTGCCGCTGAGCGTGCTCATCGGCCTCGGCCTCGCGCTGCTCATGGACAAGGCCCTGCCGGCCCGCGGGCTGTTCCGGACCGTGGTCTACCTCCCGATCGTGGTCAGCACGCTGGTCACCTCGCTGGTCGGGCTGCTGCTCTTCGACGAGTCGATCGGCGTGCTCAACGGCATGCTGGCCGACCTCGGCGTCGGGCCGGTCTCGTGGCAGACCGACGGCACGCTCGCGATGGTCTCGGTCGTCCTCATGACGCTGTGGACCCGCGTCGGGTTCGCGATGGTCGTCTACCTCGCCGCCCTGCAGGACGTGCCCGAGGACGTCGTGGAGGCGGCCCGCGTCGACGGCGCCGGCAGCTGGGCGACGGTCCGGCAGATCGTGGTGCCCATGCTGCGCTCGACCACGCTGTTCCTCGTCGTGGTCAACGTGATCTGGTCCTTCCAGATCTTCGACGTGGTCTACGTGATGACCAACGGCGGCCCGGGCTACGCGACCTCGATGCTGGTGACCTACGCCTACGAGGAGGGCTTCGGCCCGCCGCGCAACTTCGGGTACGGCGCCACGGTCGGCGTCGTGCTGTTCCTTCTGACCCTGGTCATCACCCTGGTGCAGTTCCGCATCCAGCGGCGCTCCGGAGAGGAGTCCTGAGGTGCCCACCTGGCTGAGGTTCACGATCTGCACGGTCGTCACCGCGGTGATGGCGTTCCCGCTCTACGCGATGGTCGTGGTGGCGTTCACGCCCAAGGAGGCCATCTTCGACGGCGGCAGCCACCTGTGGCCGAGCGCCTGGACCACGCAGAACTTCCGCAACCTCTTCGACCAGTTCCCGGTGTGGACCTGGTTCGGCAACTCGCTGGTCGTGGCCGGGCTGACCACGCTGCTCTCGGTCTCGGTCAACCTGGCCGCGGGCTTCGCGCTGGCCAAGCTCCGCTTCCGCGGTCGCACGGTCGTGTTCGTCCTGGTCCTCAGCACGCTCATGGTCCCGGCCCAGGCGATCATGATCCCGCAGTTCAAGGTGGTCTCCGCGCTCGGGCTGTTCGGCCTTTTCTGGGCGGTGATCCTCCCGTCGGCCTCGACCGCGCTCGGGGTCTTCCTGGCCCGCCAGTTCATGCTCTCGATCCCCGACGAGCTGCTCGAGGCGGCCAAGATGGACGGCTGCACGCCGTTCGGGACCTTCGTGCGCGTCGTGCTGCCGCTGTGCAAGCCGCTCATCGCGGTGATGACCCTGCTCGCCTTCATGAGCCAGTGGAACGACTTCCTGTGGCCGCTCATCACACTGCGCGTGCCCGACCTCTACACACTGCCGGTCTCGCTGCGCTTCCTGCAGGGCCAGTACGACGCCGACTACGGCGGGCTGATGGCCATGGCGCTGATGTCGTGCCTGCCGCTGGTCGTGCTGTTCGTGGTGCTCCAGCGCTACTTCGTGGCCGGCTTCGCGCGCTCCGGGATCAAGTAGCCGTCCCTGCGTCGGGCGTGATGGGTGACAAACGCCCGTGCGCCCGGGACAGGTGATCGCGCACAATCGTCGTTCGTGGGACACGTCGACGTCGCAGGGGTGAGTTTCGAGCTGCCCGACGGGCGGGTGCTGCTCGACGACGTGTCCTTCCGCGTGGGCGAGGGCGCCAAGGTCGCGCTGGTCGGCGCCAACGGCGCCGGCAAGACCACGCTGCTGAAGATCGTCACCGGCGACCTGACCCCCCACGCCGGTGCGGTCACCCGCAGCGGCGGCCTGGGCGTGATGCGCCAGATGGTCGGCGCCGGCCTGGGCCCGGACGCCACCGTGGCCGACCTGCTGCTCAGCGTCAGCCCGCCGCGCGTCCGCGCGGCCGCGGCCGCCGTGCACCGCTGCGAGCTCACGCTCATGGAGGCCGACGACGAGAAGAGCCAGATGGCCTACGCCGAGGCGCTCGCGGAGTACGCCGACGCCGGCGGCTACGACGTCGAGGTGGTCTGGGACGTCTGCACCGTCGCCGGTCTCGGCGTGGCCTACGAGAAGGCGAAGTACCGCGAGCTGCGCACCCTGTCCGGCGGCGAGCAGAAGCGGCTGGTCCTGGAGTTCCTGCTCCGCGGCCCCGACCAGGTGCTGCTGCTCGACGAGCCGGACAACTTCCTCGACGTGCCCGGCAAGATCTGGCTCGAGCACCGGATCCGCGAGTCCGAGAAGACGATCCTCTACGTCAGCCACGACCGCGAGCTGCTCGACAACACCGCGACCCGCGTGGTGACCGTCGAGCTCGGCGCCGCCGGCAACACGGTGTGGACGCACCCGGGCGGCTTCTCGTCGTACCACGAGGCCAGGAAGGACCGGTTCGCGCGCTTCGAGGAGATGCGCAAGCGCTGGGACGAGGAGCACGCCAAGATCAAGGCGCTGGTGCTCCGGCTCAAGATCAAGTCGGAGTACAACGACGGCATGGCCAGCCAGTACAAGGCGGCCCAGACCCGGCTCCGCAAGTTCGAGGAGGCCGGGCCGCCGATGGAGCAGCCGCGCGAGCAGCAGGTGCAGATGCGCCTCAAGGGCGGTCGCACCGGCAAGCGCGCCGTCGTCTGCGAGCAGCTCGAGCTCACCGGGCTGATGCAGCCCTTCGACCTCGAGGTCTGGTACGGCGAGCGCGTGGCCGTGCTCGGCTCCAACGGCTCCGGCAAGTCGCACTTCCTGCGGCTGCTCGCGGCCGGCGGGTCCGACCCCGACGTCGAGCACCGCCCGGTCGAGGACGTCGCGATCGAGCCGGTCCGCCACCGCGGGAAGGCCAAGCTGGGCGCCCGCGTCCGGCCGGGCTGGTTCGTGCAGACCCACGAGCACCCCGAGCTGGTCGGGCGCACCCTCGTCGAGATCCTGCACCGCGGCGACGGCCGGCCCGACGGACGAACCGGCATGGGCCGCGAGCAGGCCGCGCGGGTGCTGGACCGCTACGAGCTGGCGCACGCCGCCGAGCAGCGCTTCGAGTCGCTCAGCGGCGGCCAGCAGGCGCGCTTCCAGATCCTGCTGCTCGAGCTCTCCGGCGCCACCCTGCTGCTGCTCGACGAGCCCACCGACAACCTCGACGTGCAGTCCGCCGAGGCCCTCGAAGCCGGGCTCGAGGCGTTCGACGGCACGGTCGTCGCCGTCACCCACGACCGGTGGTTCGCCCGCGGCTTCGACCGGTTCCTGGTCTACGGCGAGGACGGCTCGGTCTACGAGTCGCCCACGCCGGTCTGGGACGAGGGCCGCGTGGCGCGCGCGCGGTGAGCCTGCGCATCGAGGCCGTCGACCCGGCCGACCCGGCCGGCTTCGCGCCGTTCTACGAGGTGTACGCCGCCGCCTGCCGGCACGGCGCGGCCGGCGAGTTCGCCACCGTGTGGCAGCCCGAGGAGCTCCGGCTCGCGCTGACCGACGACGAGCGGACCTTCCGGCTCGGGTGGAACGGCTGGCTGGGCGACCGGGTGGTGGCCACCGGGTGGCTGCAGGGCTCGAAGCTGGACAACCTCGACCTCGCGGACGTGCTGGTCTGCTGCCCGCCACAGGACCGCGGCCGCGGCCACGCCGCCGAGCTGCTCTCCCACGTCGAGGGGCAGGCGCGGGCCCGGGGCCGGTCCCGCCTGGTCGGCGAGGTGACCTGGCCCTCCGCGTGGGGCGGGGCGGGCGCCGGCTCCGAGGACCTGGCCTGGGCGCGGCGGCAGGGCTTCGCGCTCGGGCTCGTCGACGTGCAGCGCCGGCTCGCGCTCCCCGTGGCCGAGGCCCACCTGGACGCGCTGGCCGCCGAGGCCGCCCCGCACCACGCGGCCTACTCGCTGCGGTCCTTCACCGGTCCGGTGCCCGGCGACCTGGTCGAGCAGTGGGCGGCGCTGGCCGCGACCCTCATGACCGAGGCGCCGATGGGCGACATCGAGCGCGAGGCCGAGCACCCGGGCGTCGACGCGCTCCGGGCGGGCGAGGCGCTGCTGGCCGCGCAGGGCCGGGTCAAGGTCAGCACCGGCGCGCTGAGCGCCGACGGGGAGCTGGTCGCCTACACCGACATCGCGGTGACCGTCCACGAGTCCGAGCGCGCCTACCAGTGGGGCACGCTCGTGAGCCCGGCCCACCGAGGCCACCGGCTCGGGCTCGCGGTCAAGGTGGCCAACCTGCGGCTGCTGCAGGAGTCCCACCCGCAGCTCACGACCGTGGTCACCTACAACGCCGACGTCAACGCCCCGATGGTCGCGGTCAACGGGCACCTCGGCTTCCGGCCCGTGGCCTGGCTGGGCGAGCTGCAGAAGCGGCTCTGACCCCCACACGCACCGAACCGCCCCCGCCCGGTAGGGCGGGGGCGGCTCGTCTCGGAGGTGAGGGTGGGGCTCCGCGGCTGCGGCTTTGACGGACCCGGTTGCGACCGCGGAGCCCCACCTCTCGGTGCCCGCCGTCGTCGCTCGGCGGGCGTCTTGCGGAGGCGTCTAGGAGTTGGACGCCTCCGAATCTGAGTCGAGGGTCAAGGTGGCCGTCTTGGCCTGGCCCTCGTGGGTGTAGGTGACGGTGACCTGGTCGCCGGGCCGGTAGGACCGGATGGTGGCGATCAGCGAGTCGGCGTCGGTGATGAGGTGGTCGTCGACCTTGGTGATGACGTCACCGGCGGCGATGCCGGCCTTCTGGGCCGTCGAGCCGTCGTTGACCTGCTGGATGGTCGCGCCGTCCGACAGCGTGGCGCCGTCCTGCTGCGCGGAGCTCTGCGCGACCGAGACGCCGAGCCGGGCGTGGGTCGGGGTCTCGCCCTTGGCCATCTGGGCCACGATCGGCATGACCTCGTCCATCGGGATCGCGAAGCCGACGCCGATGTTGCCGCTCTCGCCGCCCGCGCTCTGCCCGGCCGTCGCGATGGCCGCGTTGATGCCGACCACGTTGCCGTTCAGGTCGACCAGCGCACCGCCGGAGTTGCCGGGGTTGATAGCCGCGTCGGTCTGGATCGCGGGGTAGACGGTCGCGTTCTGCTGCTCGTCGGTGCCCACGTTGACCGGGCGGTTGAGCGCGCTGACGATGCCGCTGGTCACCGTGGCCTGCAGGCCGAGCGGCGAGCCGATGGCCACGACGCCCTGGCCGACCTGGAGGTCGGTGGACGTGCCGATGGTGGCCGGCGTGAGCCCGGAGACGCCCTGGGCCTGGATGAGCGCGGTGTCGGTCAGCGGGTCGGTGCCCAGGATGGTGGCGTCGGCGTGGCTGCCGTCGTTGAAGGTGACCGTGAGCTTGCCGTCGTTGCCGGCCAGCGCGACCACGTGGTTGTTGGTCAGGATCTGGCCGTCGGAGCTGAGGATGATGCCCGAGCCGGACCCGGCGCCCTGCGCGCCGCTCACGTCGATCTTGACGACCGACGGCAGCACCTTCGCGGCCACGGCCTCGACGCTGTCGGTGCCGGCGGGCGAAGAGGGAGCGTCGACGACCTTGGAGGTCTTCACCGGGCTGGTGGCCACGGCGGAGCTGTTGCCGCCGCCGTCGTCCTGCCAGGCGGAGTACGCCGCGGCGCCGCCGACCCCGGCGCCACCGCCGACGACGAGCGCGGCGGCGACGATGCCGGCCGCGAACGCCGAGCGGCGCCGGCGGGACTCGCGCACCAGGGGCGAGGGGCCGACAGGCCCCTGGGCCGGACCCGGAGCGGGCTGGGTGGCGTACGGGTTGGTCTGCGGGGCCGGGGTGGCCGGGCGCCAGGCCGGCGGGTTGCCGGGCGGCGGGGGGAGCGGGTTGGTGTCGCCGGAGTCGTTCACGATCACCACGGTGCCGCCGGGATCTGTGACCATCCTGAGACCTGGCTGGGTGGTTCAGAAGAACAGGACGCGCGTCCCTCGGCCTCGGGACGCCGGTCCGGCCACGATGACGTCGTGCTGAAGATCCCCGCGCTCGTCCTCGCCGCCACCCTCGTCCTGGGTGGCGGCGCCGCCTCCGCCGTCGTCCAGCACGGCGGCCCCGGCGACGACACCCTCAACGGCACCAAGCGGGCAGACACCCTGCGCGGCCAGAACGGCGACGACCGGCTGCAGGGCTTCGGCGGTGACGACCTCCTCCTCGGCGGCGACGGCGACGACGTCCTCAAGGGCGGGCCCGGCCTCGACGACATGGGCGGCGGCGCGGGTGACGACTTCCTGGTCGGCGCGTTCGACGAGGACGACGACCGCCTCTACGGCGGCCCGGGCGACGACATCGTGAGCGGCTACCGCAGCGACCAGCTCACCGGCGGCAGCGGCGACGACCGGATGGTGATCATCGACCCGCAGCCCGGCGCCTTCGTCCTGTGCGGCTCCGGCGAGGACACGGTCGTCGCCGAGGGTCGGCCGCCGGCCGGCACCATCGCCCAGGACTGCGAGCACCTGCGGGTCGGCTGACCCTTGAACCACCGTGTGCGCCCGGTCACACTGCAGCATGACCGTGGCCGAGTCGACGCCCGACCAGACGCCTGCTCCCGCTGACCCGACGTACGTCGACGACCGGCTGGCCCACTGGGCCGAGCACCGGCCGGACGGGCTCGCCTTCACCTACGGCGAGCGCAGCTGGACCTGGCGCGAGTGGGAGGACCGGGTCCGCCGCTGCGCCGGCGGGCTCCGGGCCCTCGGCGTGCGCCGCGGCGACGTGGTCGCCTTCCTCGACAAGAACCACCCGGCCTGCGTCGAGCTCTCGCTCGCAGCCGCCTCGCTGGGCGCGGCCAACGCCATCGTCAACTGGCGCTCGGCCGGCGACGAGGTCGACTACGCGGTCAACGACTCCGGCGCCAAGGTCCTGCTCGTCGGCAGCGAGCTGGTGCCCACCATCGACAAGATCCGCGAGCGCCTCACCCACGTCGAGAAGATCATCGAGGTCACCCCGGACGGCGCCGAGGGCGACGAGTACGAGGCGTTCCTGGCCGCCTCGCCGCGGGTGGCCCGGCAGGACGACGTCGAGCCCGACGACATCTGCCTGGTCATGTACTCCTCCGGCACCACCGGGCGGCCCAAGGGCGTCACGCTCAGCCAGGCCAACATGGTCGCCCACACCCGAAACGCCCACGACGGGTGGACCTTCGAGCCCGGCGACCGGTGCATGGTCTCGATGCCGCTGTTCCACGTCGGCGGCTCGTCGTACGTGCTGTTCCCCATCAACGACGGCGTCCCGTCGTACATGACCCGCGACCCCGACGGCGCGTCGCTCGCCGGGGCGATCATGCACGGCGCCAACCGGACCTTCCTGGTGCCGGCCGTGCTCGCCCAGGTGCTGCAGGCCGGGCCCGATGCGATCAAGCTGTTCGGCGCGCTCAAGACCTACACCTACGGCGCCGCCCCGATGCCGCCGCCGCTGCTGCGCGCGGCCATGGAGGCGTGGCCGGACACCGACTTCCTCCAGGTCTACGGCCTGACCGAGGTGGCCGGCGTGGCCACCCAGCTCTCGGCCGAGGACCACCGGACGGCCGTGGCGTCCGGCCACCCCGAGCGCCTGGTCTCCGCGGGCAAGCCGATCCCCGAGGTCGAGCTCAAGGTCGTCGACCCCGCCACGCTCGAGGAGCTGCCCGCCGGCGGGCACGGTGAGCTGTGGCTGCGCACCCCGCAGCTGTTCCGCGGCTACCTCGGCAAGCCCGAGGCCACCGCCGAGGTGATCACCGAGGACGGCTGGTTCCGCACCGGCGACATGGGCAAGGTCGACGCCGACGGCTACGTCTTCGTCGAGGACCGGCTCAAGGACATGATCATCACCGGCGGCGAGAACGTGTACTCACCCGAGGTCGAGCGCGTCCTGGCCGAGCACCCCGCCGTCATGGAGGTCGCCGTCATCGGCGTCCCCGACGACACCTGGGGCGAGTCGGTCAAGGCCGTCGTCGCCCTCAAGCCCGACACCACCGCGACCGAGGACGAGCTCATCGCCTGGTGCCGCGAGTCGCTGGCGCGCTTCAAGTGCCCACGCTCGGTCGACGTCCTCGAGGCGCTGCCCCGCAACCCGACCGGCAAGATCCTCAAGCGCGAGCTGCGCAAGCCCTACTGGGACGGTCGCGACCGGGCGGTCAACTAGCCGGCCACCCACGTCCGCAGCAGGTGCTCGCACTCGGTCAGCTGCGCGGTCGGCACGTGCTCCTCGCGGGTGTGCGCGAGGAGCGGGTCGCCGGGTCCGAAGGTGACGGCCGGGGTGCCGAGCCCGGCCAGCAGCCGCGCCGCGGTCCGGTCGGTGGCGGGCACCGGCTCGGTGCCGAGGGCTGAGGCGAACGCCGCCACGGCCGCGCTCTCGCCGAGCTCATCGTCCACCTCGACACCGGCGCCGGTCGGCTCGAGCACGACGGCCAGGTCGCCGCGGAGCACGTCCGGCCGCTTGCGCGCCAGCGCCTCGAGCCCGCTCTCCCCGTCGCCCTCCTCGCCGGACCAGAACACGTACGTCGCGTCGCGGCCGGTGTCGGCCAGGGCTGCGACCTTCAGCGCCACCGCGAGCCCGCCCTTGGCGTCGCAGGCGCCCAGCCCGAACAGCCGGCCCATCTCGACGTAGGCCAGCACCTCGTCCTCGCCGTCACCCGGCACCGTGTCGAGGTGCCCGGCGACGACGACGCGCTCCGCGCGGCCGAGCGCGGAGCGGGCGACGACGGTGTCCCCGAACCGCTCGACGTCCAGGTGCGGCAGCGTCCGCAGGGCCTGCTCGACAGAGTCGGCGAGCGGCCCCTCGGCACCGGTGAGGGACTCCACGTTGACCAGGCCCATGGTCAGCGAGACCACGTCGAGAGCCAGGGGGAGGGGCATCACGAAGTCGGGCACGCCGGCCACCCTCTCAGCCCGGAGCAGGCTCGAAGGGACGCCGGGCCATCTCTTCATCGTTGTTGGGGTCAACCAACCCCGGGCGTTCGACGTCCGTTCACCTGGGCCGACTCGACTCCTCCCGCCACGGGGTGGCCGTCCTCGGACGGTCGGCCGCCGCGTGCCCGTCCCGTGGTCAGGGACCCCTCGTGCAGCACGACAGCAACAGGAAAGTGGAGCCAGATGATCGACGTGCGGTCCGCTCGAGCCCTCGGTGCGCTGATCGCCGCCGTCCTGGGGGTGTGCACCCTCGGGCTGCTCGCCCCGAGCGCACCGGCCGCCGCGGCCGCGCCCACCCCGAGCGACCTGGTCATCGCCGCGGTCTGGGGCGCCAACTCCGACACCGGCCAGTGGACCAACGACTGGGTCGAGCTCTACAACCCCACCGACCACGACATCGTGCTCGGCACCAATGACGGCGGCACGGTGACGTCGAACTACTACCAGTGCTACCGCGCCAACGCCGCGGCCACGCAGAAGTGCTCGACCACGGTCGGCCTCTACGGCACGGTCAAGGCGCACCACTACTTCCTGGTCTGGTACCCCAGCAAGAACACCGCCGGCGTCACCTACACCTACCCGCCGGGACTCACTCCCGACGTGGACTTCGCCAAGAAGACGGCGGCCAACGGCCAGCAGGTCGGCACCGACATGGGCGGGTGCAACACCGGGGGCCAGCTGTTGCTGCTCAACTCGGCCACCGCCGGTGCGGCGACCTTCAAGGGCGACCTGTCCTCGCCGGCCGCGAGGGCGGCCGGCGTGGTCGACGGCC
This genomic window from Nocardioides anomalus contains:
- a CDS encoding S1C family serine protease; translation: MNDSGDTNPLPPPPGNPPAWRPATPAPQTNPYATQPAPGPAQGPVGPSPLVRESRRRRSAFAAGIVAAALVVGGGAGVGGAAAYSAWQDDGGGNSSAVATSPVKTSKVVDAPSSPAGTDSVEAVAAKVLPSVVKIDVSGAQGAGSGSGIILSSDGQILTNNHVVALAGNDGKLTVTFNDGSHADATILGTDPLTDTALIQAQGVSGLTPATIGTSTDLQVGQGVVAIGSPLGLQATVTSGIVSALNRPVNVGTDEQQNATVYPAIQTDAAINPGNSGGALVDLNGNVVGINAAIATAGQSAGGESGNIGVGFAIPMDEVMPIVAQMAKGETPTHARLGVSVAQSSAQQDGATLSDGATIQQVNDGSTAQKAGIAAGDVITKVDDHLITDADSLIATIRSYRPGDQVTVTYTHEGQAKTATLTLDSDSEASNS
- a CDS encoding long-chain-fatty-acid--CoA ligase, whose amino-acid sequence is MTVAESTPDQTPAPADPTYVDDRLAHWAEHRPDGLAFTYGERSWTWREWEDRVRRCAGGLRALGVRRGDVVAFLDKNHPACVELSLAAASLGAANAIVNWRSAGDEVDYAVNDSGAKVLLVGSELVPTIDKIRERLTHVEKIIEVTPDGAEGDEYEAFLAASPRVARQDDVEPDDICLVMYSSGTTGRPKGVTLSQANMVAHTRNAHDGWTFEPGDRCMVSMPLFHVGGSSYVLFPINDGVPSYMTRDPDGASLAGAIMHGANRTFLVPAVLAQVLQAGPDAIKLFGALKTYTYGAAPMPPPLLRAAMEAWPDTDFLQVYGLTEVAGVATQLSAEDHRTAVASGHPERLVSAGKPIPEVELKVVDPATLEELPAGGHGELWLRTPQLFRGYLGKPEATAEVITEDGWFRTGDMGKVDADGYVFVEDRLKDMIITGGENVYSPEVERVLAEHPAVMEVAVIGVPDDTWGESVKAVVALKPDTTATEDELIAWCRESLARFKCPRSVDVLEALPRNPTGKILKRELRKPYWDGRDRAVN
- a CDS encoding GNAT family N-acetyltransferase, with product MSLRIEAVDPADPAGFAPFYEVYAAACRHGAAGEFATVWQPEELRLALTDDERTFRLGWNGWLGDRVVATGWLQGSKLDNLDLADVLVCCPPQDRGRGHAAELLSHVEGQARARGRSRLVGEVTWPSAWGGAGAGSEDLAWARRQGFALGLVDVQRRLALPVAEAHLDALAAEAAPHHAAYSLRSFTGPVPGDLVEQWAALAATLMTEAPMGDIEREAEHPGVDALRAGEALLAAQGRVKVSTGALSADGELVAYTDIAVTVHESERAYQWGTLVSPAHRGHRLGLAVKVANLRLLQESHPQLTTVVTYNADVNAPMVAVNGHLGFRPVAWLGELQKRL
- a CDS encoding M20/M25/M40 family metallo-hydrolase produces the protein MPDFVMPLPLALDVVSLTMGLVNVESLTGAEGPLADSVEQALRTLPHLDVERFGDTVVARSALGRAERVVVAGHLDTVPGDGEDEVLAYVEMGRLFGLGACDAKGGLAVALKVAALADTGRDATYVFWSGEEGDGESGLEALARKRPDVLRGDLAVVLEPTGAGVEVDDELGESAAVAAFASALGTEPVPATDRTAARLLAGLGTPAVTFGPGDPLLAHTREEHVPTAQLTECEHLLRTWVAG